A region from the Algoriphagus machipongonensis genome encodes:
- a CDS encoding sulfatase family protein: MKIVLPIVLSVLILIPVYFFGFRSDTPNEPISNVQTPPNIVFVLADQWRAQEVGYAGNDQIITPNLNKLATESLIFENAVTTMAVCAPWRASFLTGQYPLTHGVFYNDKPLPNEAYTFAEIYKEAGYQTGYIGKWHLNGHARGADPFSARDQPVPKDRRQGFDYWKVREVTHNYNNSFYFDEEDKKHVWEGYDVFPQTDSAISYISKNKEKPFVLMLSYGPPHDPYFSAPKEYQDLYDAGTLKLRPNVPEEYQDSARRVLAGYYAHATAIDKAIGDLLEGIEKAGVADNTIFVFTSEHGDMLMSRGVVKKQRPWDEAIKVPMLIRYPGKLESRRVLDPIGTPDILPTLLGLSDIPIPKSIEGKDFSKNLLSGKDLENDATLIMLPVPFHEWQFKNGGREYRGIRTRRYTYVKDLLGPWLLYDNENDPFQLNNLVNQSEYNSLQKKLEKSLSKKLKEINDKFWPADEYMNQWNYLYDRTDSLRAENYLEINR, translated from the coding sequence ATGAAGATCGTCCTACCCATCGTATTGTCGGTATTAATTTTAATACCTGTTTATTTTTTTGGCTTTAGAAGTGATACTCCAAATGAACCAATTTCTAATGTTCAAACTCCTCCAAATATTGTTTTTGTCTTAGCTGATCAATGGAGAGCTCAGGAAGTGGGATACGCAGGAAATGATCAGATTATCACTCCAAACCTAAATAAGCTTGCTACCGAAAGTTTGATTTTTGAGAATGCGGTAACTACCATGGCTGTTTGTGCGCCTTGGAGGGCTAGTTTTCTAACAGGACAATATCCATTGACACATGGAGTGTTTTATAATGATAAACCACTTCCTAATGAAGCTTATACCTTTGCGGAAATCTATAAAGAGGCTGGGTATCAAACAGGGTACATCGGTAAATGGCATCTTAACGGTCATGCCAGAGGTGCCGACCCATTCAGTGCAAGAGATCAGCCGGTTCCAAAGGATAGAAGACAAGGGTTTGATTATTGGAAAGTCAGAGAGGTGACCCATAATTATAACAACAGTTTTTATTTTGATGAGGAAGATAAGAAGCATGTTTGGGAAGGGTATGATGTGTTTCCTCAGACAGATAGTGCGATCAGTTATATCTCAAAGAATAAGGAAAAGCCTTTTGTACTTATGCTTTCCTATGGACCTCCCCATGATCCCTATTTTTCTGCACCCAAAGAGTATCAGGATTTATATGATGCCGGCACGCTGAAATTGAGACCTAATGTGCCTGAGGAATATCAAGATAGTGCCAGAAGAGTTTTGGCCGGATACTATGCTCATGCTACTGCCATCGATAAGGCCATTGGGGATTTGCTGGAAGGAATAGAGAAAGCAGGAGTTGCAGATAATACCATTTTTGTATTTACCTCTGAGCATGGAGATATGTTGATGTCAAGGGGAGTAGTGAAGAAACAAAGGCCCTGGGATGAGGCGATCAAAGTACCGATGTTGATTAGGTATCCCGGTAAACTGGAGAGCAGAAGGGTTTTGGACCCAATTGGCACTCCGGATATCCTTCCAACTCTATTGGGATTGAGTGATATACCCATACCTAAATCAATTGAAGGAAAAGACTTTTCGAAAAATCTTTTATCAGGTAAGGATCTTGAAAATGATGCGACTTTAATTATGCTGCCGGTTCCTTTTCATGAATGGCAGTTTAAAAATGGAGGCAGGGAATACCGTGGCATTAGAACGAGACGCTATACTTATGTTAAAGATTTATTGGGACCTTGGCTTTTGTATGATAATGAAAACGATCCATTTCAGTTAAATAATCTGGTCAATCAAAGCGAATACAATTCATTACAGAAAAAATTGGAAAAGTCATTGAGTAAAAAGCTAAAGGAAATTAATGATAAATTTTGGCCTGCTGATGAATACATGAACCAGTGGAATTACCTCTATGATCGTACAGATAGTCTTAGAGCAGAAAATTATCTCGAAATCAATAGATGA
- the dtd gene encoding D-aminoacyl-tRNA deacylase — MIVVIQRASEASVKIEGEIKSEIGTGLMILLGIEEADTVEDISWLSKKIINLRIFPDENEVMNKSLLDVNGEILLISQFTLHASTKKGNRPSYIKAAKPDIAIPMYEKMIATLEAELGKAIGTGEFGADMKVSLVNDGPVTIVIDSKNKV, encoded by the coding sequence ATGATTGTAGTAATTCAAAGAGCATCCGAAGCATCGGTAAAAATTGAAGGGGAAATTAAGTCGGAAATCGGTACAGGATTAATGATTTTGCTGGGAATTGAAGAGGCAGACACGGTAGAGGATATTTCATGGCTTTCTAAAAAAATAATCAACCTGAGGATATTTCCCGATGAAAATGAAGTTATGAACAAAAGTCTTCTTGATGTCAATGGGGAGATTTTATTGATTTCTCAGTTTACACTTCATGCAAGTACAAAAAAAGGGAATCGTCCTTCTTACATCAAAGCTGCGAAACCCGATATCGCAATCCCGATGTATGAAAAGATGATCGCTACTTTGGAAGCTGAATTGGGCAAAGCCATTGGAACAGGCGAATTCGGAGCAGACATGAAAGTTTCCCTCGTTAATGATGGCCCGGTGACTATTGTGATAGACAGTAAGAATAAAGTATAA
- a CDS encoding NAD-dependent epimerase/dehydratase family protein: protein MNVALISGTSGMVGMQLLHQLLNQYDYVISVGRRKLALKHQKLVQLEGDLLEIKSWDWENLLVADTLGGELYSLKEAILEQKAEIHGFSSLGTTIKQAGSKEKFYQIDHDMVMRFAEWAKSLGATKFLYVSASGANKDSSIFYSQTKGKIEEDLKSVGFDFLGLFRPSLLLGNRSEFRLGEQIATLVMKPLVWLGVFKNLRPIYDYQVAKALVKIAKAQKTNSVEIISSGEMQDLSK, encoded by the coding sequence ATGAACGTAGCACTAATCTCAGGTACTTCCGGTATGGTAGGGATGCAGCTTTTGCATCAACTTTTAAATCAATATGATTATGTAATCAGTGTTGGTAGAAGGAAGCTTGCGCTAAAGCATCAAAAACTCGTACAACTGGAGGGCGATTTACTCGAAATCAAAAGCTGGGATTGGGAAAATCTACTCGTGGCTGACACTTTGGGCGGGGAGTTATATTCTTTGAAGGAAGCTATTTTGGAGCAAAAGGCAGAAATCCATGGGTTTTCCTCTCTTGGTACTACCATCAAGCAAGCTGGTTCGAAGGAAAAATTTTATCAAATTGACCATGATATGGTCATGAGGTTTGCTGAGTGGGCAAAGTCCCTTGGTGCGACTAAATTTCTATATGTTTCTGCCTCAGGAGCAAATAAAGACTCCTCTATTTTTTACAGTCAAACAAAAGGAAAAATTGAAGAAGATTTAAAATCCGTTGGTTTTGACTTTTTGGGGCTTTTTAGACCCTCTTTACTTTTGGGGAATAGATCTGAATTTAGATTAGGTGAGCAGATTGCAACCCTAGTGATGAAGCCCTTAGTTTGGTTAGGGGTTTTTAAAAATCTCCGTCCGATCTATGATTATCAAGTTGCCAAAGCTCTGGTTAAGATTGCCAAGGCACAAAAAACAAATTCAGTTGAAATTATCTCCTCTGGAGAAATGCAAGACCTAAGTAAATGA
- a CDS encoding thioredoxin family protein yields MLDQSTPVITKKTLEKALDYPGLKQLTLDLIAQGKTTGMNQSESYLDYTRMNMVRMKRVEKTSKISPEMEALIKNISEPQVWVILTEAWCGDGSQSIPFLAKIAELNPLISIKIIFRDENPEVMDRYLTNGARSIPKLIAFDQNLEEELYTWGPRPKFLQDRLLAYKENTHGVSSKEFSEGTYLWYARDRNRSLEKEIMKLISEYVMA; encoded by the coding sequence ATGCTTGATCAAAGTACGCCAGTTATTACCAAAAAAACATTAGAAAAAGCACTTGATTATCCAGGCTTAAAGCAATTGACTCTTGATTTAATTGCCCAAGGAAAAACCACTGGCATGAATCAGTCGGAGTCCTATTTGGACTATACCCGAATGAATATGGTCAGAATGAAGCGGGTAGAGAAAACATCAAAGATTTCTCCTGAAATGGAAGCTTTGATCAAAAATATAAGTGAACCTCAAGTTTGGGTGATTTTGACAGAAGCTTGGTGTGGAGATGGCTCACAAAGCATTCCGTTTCTAGCAAAAATTGCGGAATTAAACCCGTTGATTTCGATAAAAATTATCTTCAGAGATGAAAACCCTGAAGTTATGGATCGATACTTAACCAATGGGGCAAGGTCGATTCCTAAATTAATAGCTTTTGATCAAAACCTTGAGGAAGAATTGTATACTTGGGGACCTAGACCGAAATTTCTTCAAGATAGATTGTTAGCTTACAAAGAAAATACACATGGAGTGAGTTCGAAGGAATTTTCCGAAGGAACCTACCTTTGGTATGCAAGAGATCGAAATAGGTCATTAGAGAAAGAAATTATGAAACTCATTTCTGAATATGTCATGGCATGA
- a CDS encoding YkvA family protein, whose protein sequence is MTSFKSKATNVLDQAKNLYGKQVNALVKQEEKVKELLVQVKEKVVSVGGNSRVKKLIEPLGVFIRMIKAHFNGAHKLSFSTLGLIVLAMVYFIAPIDMIPDFLGFFGFADDLSVVLAVYAKVKDEIDEFLDWERTQQ, encoded by the coding sequence ATGACATCCTTTAAATCTAAAGCAACTAATGTACTTGACCAGGCAAAGAATTTGTATGGTAAACAAGTGAATGCTTTGGTGAAACAAGAGGAGAAAGTCAAAGAATTACTAGTTCAGGTAAAAGAGAAGGTGGTTAGTGTAGGAGGAAACTCTAGAGTTAAGAAGTTGATAGAACCTTTGGGGGTATTTATCAGAATGATCAAAGCTCACTTTAATGGGGCACATAAACTTTCGTTTAGTACGCTTGGGCTCATAGTTCTAGCCATGGTTTATTTCATAGCTCCGATTGATATGATTCCTGACTTTCTGGGATTTTTTGGCTTTGCCGATGACCTATCGGTAGTATTGGCTGTTTATGCCAAGGTAAAAGACGAAATTGACGAATTTTTAGATTGGGAGAGAACTCAACAGTAA